Below is a genomic region from Prochlorococcus marinus str. MIT 0918.
ATATAACAAAGTAGGTTGGAATAAGTTTAAATGCTTTATTGGTTCTTTATAAAAGAAAATATGTTTGATTTCAAGATTCACGTAAATTGTCCGAATACTTTTGCAAGAGTTGGCAGTTTTTCAACTCCTCATGGCATTGTTCGTACTCCCCAGTTCATGCCAGTAGGAACAATGGGAACAGTAAAAGGTATTACCTCTAATCAGTTGAAAGAAACATGTGCTCAAATGATTTTGGCCAACACTTATCACTTGCATATAAATCCAGGAGAAAAAATAGTAAAAGATTCAGGGGGGCTTCATAAATTTATGAATTGGGAGCATCCAATTCTTACCGATTCAGGAGGATTTCAAGTCTTTAGTTTAGGGAAGCTAAATGAAATAAATGATCAAGGAGTTTCTTTTAGGAATCACCGCGATGGTAAGCGAATTGAATTAACTCCTGAAAAAGCTATCGCAATTCAAATGAATTTAGGGGCTGATGTCATTATGGCTTTTGATCAATGCCCTCCATATTCAGCTAGCAGAGATGATGTGGAGATTGCTTGCAGAAGAACTCATAATTGGCTTGAAAGGGCTGTTCAAGCTCATACAAGAAAGGATCAAGCTTTATTTGGGATTGTGCAAGGGGGCTGTTTTCATGATTTGCGGGAGCAAAGCCTAAAAACTGTTTCGAGTTTTAATTTGCCAGGTCTTGCAATTGGAGGAGTTAGTGTGGGTGAGCCAACTGAGGAGATTCATAAAATTGTTCGGCATTTGGCCCCGTTTTTACCAGAAAGAGTTCCTAGGTATTTAATGGGAATAGGTTCAATTCGAGAAATGTCAATAGCAGTTGCTAATGGAATTGATCTTTTTGATTGTGTTCTCCCTACTCGATTGGGTAGGCATGGAGCTGCATTGGTTAGAGATGAACGATGGAATTTACGTAATTCTTGCTTTAGGAACGATTTTGATCCTCTTGATAAAACCTGTACTTGTGAAACTTGTACTAATTACACCCGAGCATATCTCCATCATTTAATTCGTTCTAATGAATTGCTTGGACTTACTTTATTAAGCTTGCATAACATTAGTCATTTGATTCGTTTTGTGAGAGCTATTGCCACAGCAATAGAAGATGGTTGTTTTTCAGAGGATTTCGCTCCGTGGCAGAAAGACTCTATTGCGCGTCACACGTGGTAATGTCATTTGCAAAAGTCCATTGATTATTTAGGGATGGTATCGCTTACCTTCGATCTACTTGCTCAGTTGCCTGAGGCCTATCAAATTTATGCCCCAACGGTTGATGTGCTTCCTTTAATACCACTTCTGTTCTTTTTGCTTGTATTTGTTTGGCAAGCAGCAGTTGGATTCCGTTAAATCAGGGATCCTTAATCAAATTTAAGTTTTTTGGGATTGATTTAGTCTGTCCCTCTACTTTTTAGGTGTTATTTTTGCTTTTCTCTGTAATTTGAGTTAAAGCTAGTTTTATATTGGTTGATCTAGTGATAATCCTTCACCAGGTTTATCTACAGCTTTTTCAATTAAGTCAGCCAAAATTAATGCTCTTGATGCTTGTAGCCCATCTACAGCAGGTTTTTCAAGACCCCTAACACATTGGAGGAAATGTTCGAGTTCTGCATAAAGGGGCTCTATAGAGGTTGTACTGACTTCTTCAACAAAACCATCTGTACGATAAAGCAGTTCTCCATGATCTGCTGAATACCATTCATGAGCTCTACGGTGAATATGCAGTGTGTGATTTAAGAAATCAGTTTCTACTAAGCTTTTTTTACAATGTGCACTTAAACTTCTTATTTTTCTGTGACTCATTTTGCTAGAAGTCAGACTAGCAATTACTCCATTTTCGAAACCAAGTGTTGCATTTACATAATCCATTGGTCCCTTACTACTGCATCCTCCAACCGCTGCGAGCCTTACAACTGGCGCATTTGCTAATTCAAGAACTAAATCCAGATCATGAATCATAAGGTCATACACCACTGATACGTCATTGGCTCTGTCAGCATGAGGGCTATGTCGCCTTGCTTCTAGAACAACTACTTCTTCATCAGTAACAACTTTTGTTAGTTCTTTAAATGCAGGATTAAATCTTTCAATATGACCTACTTGAAGCAAACAATTAGCATTATTTGAGGCGTCTATGAGTTCTGAAGCTTCTTGTTGATTAGCTGCTATAGGTTTTTCTATAAGGACATGCTTGCCTGCTTTTAAACAATTTAGACCCACTTTGTGATGCAACAAAGTGGGTACGGCAATGCAGACTGCCTCGACTTCTTCTATTAGATCCTCATAGTTTTCGAACCATGAGCAATTAAATTGTTCTTTTGCTAAGTTCCCTCTCTCAGGATCCAAGTCTGCTACACCAACAAGCTCAGCGTCTTTAAGAAGACTTAAAACCCTTGCATGGTGCCAACCCATGTTTCCTATACCAATCACCCCAACCTTTACAGGAATCATGATGGGGTTCATTGCAAAAACTTCATATTCATTAAATGAGAATATCCTTTATGTTTCTTCTTTTGAAGCTTTTTCAGGCAAGATTATCTTTACTGTCTCAATCTTAGGACCTTTCATTGAAGTGATTTCAAAATATATTTCATTATCAATAAGAAAATCCCTCTTGGCGGGTACTTCTTGAAATTTTTCAAGAAGAAAGCCTGCAATTGTATGGTAATTATTTGATTCAGGAATTTGAAGGTGCAATTGACGGTTTATTTCAATAAGTTCTAAGTTCCCTGCTGAAAGCCATTTATTTGGATTTGAATCAATTTGTTTGAGAAAAGGATCTTTTTTTCCTTGATCTATCTCGTCTCCAACAATTTCACCAGTTAAATCTGCAGATGTAATTAGACCTTCTGTACCACCATGTTCATCTACAACTAATAAAAATGGGCTCCCACTTTTTATTAATGGAAGGACTTTATCTAAGGTGCAAGTCTCAAGAACCTTAGGGACAGGATTTATATAGTTATTCAATGGTGTGTCGAGTTGCATAGCCCCTTTTGCTATTGGGTCTGCTAATTGACGGAGATCTAAAACTCCCAGAACATCATCAAGAGATTTCCCTGTAACTAAAAAACGAGCATGCCTACTTAAATGGACTTCTTTCATTAAGTCAGAGAATTTTACTGTATCTGGAAGAGTCACCATCCCTGAACGAGGAACCATAATCTCTCTGACTTGTGTGTCCCGAAGAGCAAATACCCCTTCTAAAATATTTTTTTCATCAGGTCTTA
It encodes:
- the tgt gene encoding tRNA guanosine(34) transglycosylase Tgt; the protein is MFDFKIHVNCPNTFARVGSFSTPHGIVRTPQFMPVGTMGTVKGITSNQLKETCAQMILANTYHLHINPGEKIVKDSGGLHKFMNWEHPILTDSGGFQVFSLGKLNEINDQGVSFRNHRDGKRIELTPEKAIAIQMNLGADVIMAFDQCPPYSASRDDVEIACRRTHNWLERAVQAHTRKDQALFGIVQGGCFHDLREQSLKTVSSFNLPGLAIGGVSVGEPTEEIHKIVRHLAPFLPERVPRYLMGIGSIREMSIAVANGIDLFDCVLPTRLGRHGAALVRDERWNLRNSCFRNDFDPLDKTCTCETCTNYTRAYLHHLIRSNELLGLTLLSLHNISHLIRFVRAIATAIEDGCFSEDFAPWQKDSIARHTW
- a CDS encoding photosystem II reaction center protein K, whose amino-acid sequence is MVSLTFDLLAQLPEAYQIYAPTVDVLPLIPLLFFLLVFVWQAAVGFR
- a CDS encoding hemolysin family protein, with translation MQFLLLGIIIALTAFFAAGELAILRIRPSRVAKLIKEKEARASSVQRLQRRLRKVLIVAQLGITVALVSLGWLLNNLSNIWWSLENQNALIWNLSLFLIVVVLTTIIAGLVPKAIVLNRPESAALYLAPLLEGIIQAISPLLFLLEKIASSLLKVVGLNNKWDSLASALSAGELETLIESGGVTGLRPDEKNILEGVFALRDTQVREIMVPRSGMVTLPDTVKFSDLMKEVHLSRHARFLVTGKSLDDVLGVLDLRQLADPIAKGAMQLDTPLNNYINPVPKVLETCTLDKVLPLIKSGSPFLLVVDEHGGTEGLITSADLTGEIVGDEIDQGKKDPFLKQIDSNPNKWLSAGNLELIEINRQLHLQIPESNNYHTIAGFLLEKFQEVPAKRDFLIDNEIYFEITSMKGPKIETVKIILPEKASKEET
- a CDS encoding Gfo/Idh/MocA family protein — translated: MNPIMIPVKVGVIGIGNMGWHHARVLSLLKDAELVGVADLDPERGNLAKEQFNCSWFENYEDLIEEVEAVCIAVPTLLHHKVGLNCLKAGKHVLIEKPIAANQQEASELIDASNNANCLLQVGHIERFNPAFKELTKVVTDEEVVVLEARRHSPHADRANDVSVVYDLMIHDLDLVLELANAPVVRLAAVGGCSSKGPMDYVNATLGFENGVIASLTSSKMSHRKIRSLSAHCKKSLVETDFLNHTLHIHRRAHEWYSADHGELLYRTDGFVEEVSTTSIEPLYAELEHFLQCVRGLEKPAVDGLQASRALILADLIEKAVDKPGEGLSLDQPI